A genome region from Cumulibacter manganitolerans includes the following:
- a CDS encoding xylulokinase, with amino-acid sequence MLSFDLGTSALKVGLVSVDGDLLFSDEYPLVNHLGADGASEQDPNEWWSLVSRGSGAVASAGFDMSAVVAVAVTGQFSSTVPVDANGKPTGPCIMWNDGRGSELTAALGATDELEHHWYAVTGSPVPRGSGRAVNHLAFLERGLPEIAVRTRWYLEPVDYLTMRLTGVVAATRSSMCVVQLFDIHDPERLDYDSQLVADLGIDPKKLPPLIPTCAVTGGVSERAARELGVPPGTPVVNGLPDNQAATLGSGAVNLWEAHFVISSTAWVSTPLSEPLSDAARAIGSVPSMWRGEYMLMTNQDTAGTSLSWLRDLLAPLAGGSLTIDDLVALAAESPPGAQGVLFAPWLCGERTPAVDSSLRASLTGIGVRTTLADLARAVLEGVAVNARWMLDEVEWVTRRRFEPIRFLGGGARSDLWAQIIADVFGRRIERVAAPTHAGLRGAALYALVAMGHIDRSSLGELVRVERVFTPDAALEQLYTASAARLVSLYEATALRTREGR; translated from the coding sequence GTGCTGTCGTTCGACCTCGGCACCAGCGCGCTCAAAGTAGGGCTCGTGAGCGTGGACGGCGACCTGCTGTTCAGCGACGAGTATCCACTGGTGAACCATCTCGGTGCCGACGGCGCGTCCGAGCAGGACCCCAACGAATGGTGGAGCCTGGTGTCGCGAGGCTCCGGGGCCGTCGCAAGCGCCGGATTCGATATGTCGGCGGTTGTAGCAGTGGCTGTCACGGGACAGTTCTCGAGCACGGTCCCGGTCGATGCGAACGGCAAGCCGACCGGGCCCTGCATCATGTGGAATGACGGGCGCGGTAGCGAACTCACCGCGGCACTTGGCGCCACCGACGAGCTGGAGCACCACTGGTACGCCGTCACCGGGTCGCCGGTACCGCGCGGTTCGGGCCGAGCAGTGAATCACCTGGCGTTCCTCGAGCGTGGGCTGCCAGAGATCGCCGTGCGCACACGGTGGTATCTCGAGCCGGTCGATTACCTGACCATGCGGCTGACCGGCGTCGTCGCCGCCACGCGATCGTCGATGTGTGTCGTGCAGCTCTTCGACATCCACGACCCGGAACGACTCGATTACGACTCACAGCTCGTTGCCGACCTCGGCATCGATCCAAAAAAGCTGCCGCCGCTGATTCCGACCTGCGCGGTCACCGGCGGCGTCAGCGAACGGGCGGCCCGCGAGCTCGGCGTCCCGCCGGGCACCCCGGTCGTCAACGGGCTGCCCGACAACCAGGCCGCGACGCTCGGGTCGGGTGCGGTGAATCTGTGGGAGGCCCATTTCGTTATCAGCTCCACGGCCTGGGTGTCGACGCCGCTGTCGGAACCGCTGTCCGACGCCGCGCGCGCGATCGGCTCCGTTCCGAGCATGTGGCGCGGGGAATACATGCTGATGACCAACCAGGACACCGCTGGGACGTCGTTGAGCTGGCTGCGCGACCTCCTCGCTCCCCTGGCCGGCGGCTCGCTGACGATCGATGACCTGGTCGCGCTCGCCGCCGAGTCACCTCCCGGCGCACAGGGTGTTCTGTTCGCTCCGTGGCTGTGCGGCGAGCGAACTCCAGCGGTCGACAGCTCGCTACGCGCGAGCCTCACAGGAATCGGCGTCCGCACCACGCTGGCAGACCTGGCACGGGCGGTCCTCGAAGGTGTGGCAGTGAACGCCCGCTGGATGCTGGACGAGGTCGAGTGGGTGACGCGCCGTCGCTTCGAGCCGATTCGCTTCCTCGGCGGGGGTGCGCGATCCGACCTGTGGGCGCAGATCATCGCCGACGTCTTCGGCCGGAGGATCGAACGGGTGGCTGCGCCGACCCACGCCGGCCTTCGAGGAGCCGCACTCTACGCGCTCGTAGCGATGGGACACATCGATCGAAGCAGCCTGGGCGAGCTGGTGCGCGTCGAACGCGTATTCACCCCTGATGCCGCACTCGAGCAGCTGTATACGGCGAGCGCAGCGCGCCTCGTGTCGCTCTACGAGGCGACCGCGCTACGCACCCGGGAGGGCAGATAG
- a CDS encoding pyridoxal phosphate-dependent decarboxylase family protein, with protein sequence MTTHPYADRFEIHRFLPEHGRDESQVLAELDTMAEEENRRWQSGKMSGSLYGGDLDHYSFMTKAFGNFGHVNVLQRDTCPSATKFESEIIAMTLSLLGGDATGGTACGLNTSGGTGSILHGVLAHREVWRERGVIRPNLVKPETAHPAFDKAGWLFDIEVRTAPIDQRSTQADPRAMEALIDDQTIMLVGSAGNYGYGTIDPIAELSELALEHSIGLHVDGCLGGFILPFAEALGYDVPPFDFRNRGVTSMSADTHKYGYGFKGTSLVLFRDPALRRALYFFKTDWSGGRYASPGIDGSRSGGLLAATWATMVSLGRDGYLRYAKEILDVSAAMQDAVLSHPELRLMGSPTFLFSFTSDAFDVYLVNDFMTSRGWRLNGQQKPAALHMAITWPQLQPGVVDEFARDLVDAVEHAKAEHAAGRPAKSSSTYATSESASQGAAKLDLLAARLDGFLTVPPG encoded by the coding sequence ATGACGACGCACCCTTACGCCGATCGGTTCGAGATCCACCGTTTTCTGCCGGAGCACGGCCGTGATGAAAGCCAGGTCCTGGCCGAGCTCGACACCATGGCCGAGGAGGAGAACCGCCGCTGGCAGTCCGGCAAAATGTCAGGCTCCCTCTACGGCGGAGATCTCGATCACTACAGCTTCATGACCAAAGCGTTTGGCAACTTCGGTCACGTCAATGTGCTGCAGCGCGACACCTGCCCGAGCGCGACGAAGTTCGAGAGCGAGATCATCGCGATGACGTTGTCCCTGCTCGGCGGCGATGCAACCGGTGGAACCGCGTGCGGCCTGAACACCAGCGGCGGCACCGGCAGCATCCTGCACGGCGTGCTGGCTCATCGTGAGGTGTGGCGCGAGCGTGGTGTCATCCGCCCCAACCTCGTCAAACCGGAAACGGCACACCCAGCCTTCGACAAGGCGGGCTGGCTGTTTGACATCGAGGTTCGTACCGCGCCCATCGATCAGCGCTCGACCCAGGCCGATCCCCGTGCCATGGAAGCACTCATAGATGACCAGACCATCATGCTCGTGGGCTCGGCAGGCAACTATGGCTACGGCACGATCGACCCGATCGCGGAGCTCTCCGAGCTGGCGCTCGAGCACAGCATCGGTCTACACGTCGACGGTTGCCTCGGCGGATTCATCCTGCCGTTCGCAGAAGCGCTCGGCTACGACGTGCCACCGTTCGATTTCCGCAACCGCGGAGTCACCTCCATGTCGGCGGATACGCACAAGTACGGCTATGGGTTCAAGGGAACATCGCTGGTGCTGTTCCGCGACCCCGCTCTGCGTCGGGCACTGTACTTCTTCAAGACCGACTGGAGCGGGGGCAGGTACGCCTCACCGGGCATCGACGGCTCTCGATCCGGTGGTCTGCTCGCCGCGACCTGGGCGACGATGGTCAGTCTGGGGCGCGACGGGTACCTGCGCTACGCGAAGGAGATCCTCGACGTCAGCGCCGCGATGCAAGATGCGGTGCTCTCGCACCCCGAGCTCCGGCTGATGGGTTCGCCGACCTTTCTCTTCTCGTTCACCTCCGACGCGTTCGACGTCTACCTCGTCAATGACTTCATGACGTCGCGAGGGTGGCGGCTGAACGGCCAGCAGAAGCCGGCGGCGCTGCACATGGCCATCACGTGGCCTCAGCTGCAACCGGGTGTCGTCGATGAGTTCGCGCGTGATCTCGTCGACGCCGTCGAGCATGCGAAGGCCGAGCATGCCGCGGGCCGCCCCGCCAAGTCCTCGTCGACCTACGCCACGAGTGAATCGGCGTCCCAGGGTGCCGCGAAGCTGGATCTGCTCGCGGCGCGACTCGACGGCTTCCTAACCGTTCCGCCGGGGTGA
- a CDS encoding glutamine synthetase family protein — protein sequence MTLTREDLTGRIRTGAIDTVLTVFTDMQGRLQGKRLHGQYFLDHVLDHGTEGCNYLLAVDVEMNTLDGYQISSWETGYGDMRFSLDLDSIRLVPWLPATALVMCDLTWMDGTPVAQSPRQLLRGQAERAAQLGCTAYAGTELEYIVFDDSYEQAWDAGYRGLTPANRYNVDYSILGGTRVEPLLRDIRNKMFEAGMVVEGTKGECNPGQHETTFLFDEVVRTADQHSVYKNGAKEIAAQHGKSITFMAKYNEREGNSCHIHLSLRGTDGADVFADSSTRTGHSAMFDHFIAGVLATMREFTVLYAPNINSYKRFQPGSFAPTTVAWGRDNRTCAVRVVGEGSSLRMENRLPGGDVNPYLAIAGMLAAGFYGIETELELEPPIEGNAYASRKPTVPTTLAEARALFASSTIAREAFGDDVVDHYVNAADVEIAAYDSAVTDWELKRGFERL from the coding sequence ATGACACTGACCCGCGAAGACCTGACTGGCCGTATCCGCACCGGCGCGATCGACACCGTGCTTACCGTGTTCACCGACATGCAGGGCCGCCTGCAGGGCAAGCGGCTCCACGGGCAGTACTTCCTCGATCACGTCCTGGATCACGGAACCGAGGGGTGCAACTACCTGCTCGCCGTCGACGTAGAGATGAACACTCTCGACGGTTACCAGATCTCCTCATGGGAGACCGGCTACGGCGACATGCGGTTCTCTCTCGACCTCGACTCGATCCGGCTGGTGCCCTGGCTGCCGGCGACCGCGCTGGTGATGTGCGACCTCACCTGGATGGACGGCACCCCGGTAGCCCAGTCGCCTCGACAGCTGCTGCGGGGCCAGGCCGAGCGTGCCGCGCAGCTGGGCTGCACGGCGTACGCCGGCACCGAGCTCGAGTACATCGTCTTCGACGACAGCTACGAGCAGGCGTGGGACGCCGGATACCGCGGGTTGACTCCGGCGAACCGGTACAACGTCGACTACTCGATCCTGGGCGGCACGCGCGTGGAACCGTTGCTGCGTGACATCCGCAACAAGATGTTCGAGGCCGGGATGGTGGTCGAGGGCACCAAGGGCGAGTGCAACCCTGGACAGCACGAGACCACGTTCTTGTTCGATGAGGTGGTGCGGACGGCAGACCAGCACTCGGTCTACAAGAACGGTGCGAAGGAGATCGCCGCCCAGCACGGCAAGTCCATCACATTCATGGCGAAGTACAACGAGCGCGAGGGCAACTCCTGCCACATTCACCTAAGCCTGCGCGGTACGGACGGGGCCGATGTGTTCGCCGACTCGTCGACCCGTACCGGGCACAGCGCGATGTTCGACCACTTCATCGCGGGGGTGCTCGCGACGATGCGCGAGTTCACTGTGCTGTACGCGCCGAACATCAACTCCTACAAGCGCTTCCAGCCCGGCTCGTTCGCGCCGACGACCGTGGCCTGGGGCCGAGACAACCGCACGTGCGCCGTCCGCGTGGTGGGCGAGGGATCCTCGCTGCGTATGGAGAACCGGCTGCCCGGTGGCGACGTGAATCCCTACTTGGCGATCGCCGGAATGCTCGCCGCCGGCTTCTACGGCATCGAGACGGAGCTCGAGCTCGAGCCACCGATCGAAGGCAACGCCTACGCCTCGCGCAAGCCGACCGTGCCCACGACTCTTGCCGAGGCCCGCGCGCTGTTCGCGTCGTCCACCATCGCCCGCGAAGCGTTCGGTGACGACGTCGTCGACCACTACGTGAACGCGGCGGACGTCGAGATCGCGGCGTACGACTCGGCGGTCACCGACTGGGAGCTCAAGCGCGGATTCGAGAGGCTGTAA
- a CDS encoding ABC transporter substrate-binding protein, translating to MSIKRSTSLITAFFISLALLITGCSASQDEKSGGSSNELRVAISLGDASGLDIAHEFADAQLLIVPLWGDTLIHSDSKDPTKLEPGLAKSWEANADATEYTVVLRDDVKFSTGKTMTADDVKFTVDRSRYIEGSPSSLLTNIKEVTVVDDHTVKFILNLSDSSFPAVLGIVYISPMDSAEAKKHGAVAEQGAATSDTAQEWLNANTIGTGPYMLESWDKNQKMTFKRNPNYYGDPPAYDKVTLVDVRSSATQSQLVSKGDVDIALDIDPDAAKSMGDGVKVLSDPSYNLIYMFLNNKNPAAPQLADPRVRQAIQHAINYDEIGQGLAGGAKRPAAVVPLGFQGSDAVKPATYDPNKAKSLLAEAGVTSMSLDVTFANMVLYGISLKTLWEKVSEDLSKVGITLNLLPVEYDAWLAKMQKGELTMSSSLWAPDYFDSATYFDVFGRNDGLVGKRAGINLPQNQGIFDQYLATTDKSKREDLATKLITNMRDDASLIPFVQPNKIIVHGTNITGVAYSPTQVLTIREIKPA from the coding sequence ATGAGCATCAAACGTAGTACCAGCCTGATTACCGCGTTCTTCATCAGTCTTGCCCTGTTGATCACCGGCTGCTCGGCCTCGCAGGACGAAAAATCAGGGGGATCCAGCAACGAGCTGAGGGTCGCCATCTCGCTGGGTGATGCGTCCGGTCTGGACATCGCCCACGAGTTCGCGGACGCTCAACTACTTATCGTTCCGCTGTGGGGCGACACGCTCATTCATTCGGATTCGAAAGACCCGACGAAGCTCGAGCCCGGGCTGGCGAAATCATGGGAAGCGAACGCCGATGCCACCGAGTACACGGTGGTGCTGCGCGATGACGTGAAGTTCTCCACGGGCAAGACGATGACCGCCGATGACGTCAAGTTCACCGTTGACCGCTCGCGCTATATCGAGGGGTCACCGTCCAGCCTGCTGACGAACATCAAGGAAGTGACGGTCGTCGACGACCACACGGTTAAGTTCATCTTGAACCTCTCCGACAGCTCTTTCCCTGCCGTCTTGGGAATCGTCTACATAAGCCCGATGGACAGCGCGGAGGCCAAGAAGCACGGCGCCGTTGCCGAGCAAGGTGCGGCCACGAGCGACACCGCACAGGAATGGCTCAACGCGAACACGATCGGAACCGGTCCCTACATGCTCGAGTCATGGGACAAGAACCAGAAGATGACCTTCAAGCGAAACCCCAATTACTATGGCGATCCGCCAGCGTACGACAAGGTCACGCTCGTCGACGTGCGCTCCTCGGCGACTCAATCACAGCTCGTCTCAAAGGGTGACGTCGATATCGCACTCGACATCGATCCCGACGCTGCGAAGTCCATGGGGGACGGCGTGAAGGTGCTCAGCGACCCGTCGTACAACCTCATCTATATGTTCTTGAACAACAAGAATCCCGCGGCGCCGCAGCTCGCGGATCCGCGGGTCCGTCAGGCCATCCAGCACGCGATCAACTACGACGAGATCGGCCAGGGGCTGGCCGGCGGTGCGAAGCGGCCCGCGGCGGTAGTCCCGTTGGGCTTCCAGGGAAGCGATGCGGTCAAGCCGGCGACGTACGATCCGAACAAGGCCAAGTCGCTGTTGGCCGAAGCGGGCGTGACGTCGATGAGCCTGGACGTCACGTTCGCCAACATGGTCTTGTACGGGATCTCGTTGAAGACGCTGTGGGAGAAGGTCTCCGAGGACTTATCGAAAGTCGGCATCACGCTCAACCTGCTGCCGGTCGAGTATGACGCTTGGCTCGCGAAGATGCAGAAGGGCGAGCTGACCATGTCGAGCTCGCTGTGGGCGCCCGACTATTTCGACAGCGCGACTTACTTCGATGTGTTCGGCCGCAACGACGGCCTCGTCGGGAAACGAGCCGGCATCAACCTGCCGCAAAACCAGGGCATCTTTGACCAGTACCTCGCCACGACCGACAAGTCCAAGCGCGAGGACCTTGCCACGAAGCTCATCACGAACATGCGAGACGATGCATCGCTCATCCCGTTCGTGCAGCCGAACAAGATCATCGTGCATGGAACCAACATCACTGGGGTCGCATACAGCCCGACGCAGGTCTTAACCATCCGGGAGATCAAACCGGCATAA
- a CDS encoding ABC transporter permease yields MTVDLSRAIESAPEEPTDGHRSRSLLADAGLWLGVAVLVLWILAAATIPLWQPFDPITDQSVANRLAAPNATHWFGTDSLGRDGFTRVIYGARLSLPIAAVAVVIAVLLGCLVGAVAGFAGKWADEILMRLCDVFLAFPAMVLALAIAAALGPSMSNVIVAIAAVTWPEYARLMRGQVLSIKDNLHVKAAESVGCSPARIFRLHVLPFGVPPIVVKATVDLGMAILLAAGLSFVGVGAAPPTAEWGSMIADASNHMPQWWLALFPGLAILTIVLAVNFIGDSLRDRLDPQVRAQNRSAGRRQLGRLLLGARMREGSRD; encoded by the coding sequence GTGACAGTCGACCTCTCCCGCGCCATCGAATCCGCACCCGAAGAACCAACCGACGGCCACAGGTCGAGGTCGTTGCTCGCCGACGCCGGGCTCTGGCTCGGTGTCGCCGTCCTGGTGCTGTGGATCCTCGCCGCCGCGACGATTCCGCTGTGGCAACCCTTCGACCCCATCACCGATCAGTCGGTCGCCAACCGGTTAGCGGCACCGAACGCGACGCACTGGTTCGGGACGGACTCCCTTGGGCGCGACGGGTTCACCAGGGTCATCTACGGGGCCCGCCTATCGTTGCCGATCGCCGCGGTCGCCGTCGTCATCGCCGTTCTCCTGGGCTGCCTGGTCGGCGCGGTCGCCGGATTCGCGGGAAAGTGGGCCGACGAGATCCTGATGCGCCTCTGCGACGTCTTCCTCGCCTTCCCCGCCATGGTGCTTGCCCTCGCCATCGCCGCTGCGCTCGGTCCCAGCATGTCCAACGTGATCGTGGCGATAGCCGCCGTCACCTGGCCCGAGTACGCCCGCCTGATGCGGGGCCAGGTGCTGTCGATAAAGGACAACCTGCACGTGAAGGCTGCGGAGTCGGTTGGCTGCTCCCCGGCACGGATCTTCCGGCTGCACGTGCTGCCCTTTGGTGTACCCCCGATCGTGGTTAAGGCGACGGTCGACCTGGGGATGGCCATACTGCTGGCCGCGGGCCTCAGCTTCGTCGGCGTGGGCGCCGCGCCGCCCACCGCCGAATGGGGCTCTATGATCGCCGACGCGAGCAATCACATGCCGCAGTGGTGGCTCGCTCTGTTCCCGGGTCTGGCCATCCTGACGATCGTGCTGGCGGTCAACTTTATCGGGGACTCCCTGCGAGACCGTCTTGATCCACAGGTACGCGCGCAGAACAGGAGCGCGGGTCGTCGCCAGCTGGGACGTCTGCTGCTCGGAGCGCGAATGCGGGAGGGTAGTCGTGACTAG
- a CDS encoding ABC transporter ATP-binding protein — translation MTSAENLFEIRDLSVQFRTADGIAKAVNGVSIEVARGERVAIVGESGCGKTATLLAALRLLPTPPAHVTNGEVLLDGEDLLQVSDSRMRALQGAEVSMVFQDALSSFNPIVKVGRQISEGAAAHRALKRRAAEERSIELMWQVGIPDPAVRAKQYSHQLSGGMRQRAMIAMALAGNPRLLIADEPTTALDVTIQAQILDMIRALTDLSLVWVSHDLGVVAGLAQRVYVMYAGSIVEEGDVRSVFHHPLHPYTEGLLSSVPRVRTRDRRRLDSIPGLPPILTELPRGCPFYERCPIRVDHCVDNQPPLVERGGQRVACWVRAGGEPGLVPAAGPRGMESRDV, via the coding sequence GTGACTAGCGCTGAGAACCTATTCGAGATCCGCGACCTGAGTGTTCAATTCCGGACCGCCGACGGCATCGCCAAAGCAGTCAACGGGGTGAGCATTGAGGTCGCTCGCGGAGAGCGGGTCGCAATCGTAGGCGAGTCCGGTTGCGGGAAGACGGCGACCTTGCTCGCGGCGCTGCGGCTATTGCCGACACCGCCCGCCCATGTCACCAACGGCGAGGTTCTTCTGGACGGTGAAGACCTGCTGCAGGTCTCCGACTCGCGGATGCGCGCCCTGCAGGGTGCGGAGGTCAGCATGGTGTTCCAGGATGCGCTCAGCTCGTTCAACCCCATCGTCAAGGTCGGTCGTCAGATCAGCGAGGGCGCCGCTGCGCACCGAGCGTTGAAACGACGTGCGGCAGAGGAACGGTCGATCGAGCTGATGTGGCAGGTCGGGATACCCGATCCCGCGGTACGCGCGAAGCAGTACTCGCACCAGCTCTCCGGCGGGATGCGGCAACGCGCCATGATTGCGATGGCGCTCGCAGGCAACCCGCGATTGCTGATCGCGGACGAGCCGACGACTGCCCTCGACGTCACCATCCAGGCCCAGATCCTGGACATGATCCGGGCCTTGACGGACCTCTCACTCGTGTGGGTGTCACACGATCTGGGCGTGGTAGCCGGCCTCGCGCAACGGGTCTACGTGATGTACGCAGGGTCGATCGTGGAAGAGGGCGACGTGCGCAGCGTCTTTCACCACCCGCTGCACCCTTACACCGAGGGATTGCTGAGTTCGGTGCCGCGGGTGCGCACGAGGGACCGGCGACGCCTCGACTCGATTCCCGGGCTGCCACCGATCCTGACCGAGCTGCCACGGGGATGCCCGTTCTACGAGAGATGTCCGATCCGGGTGGACCACTGCGTCGATAACCAGCCGCCGCTTGTTGAGCGGGGCGGGCAAAGAGTGGCGTGCTGGGTTCGCGCAGGCGGGGAGCCCGGCCTGGTGCCCGCGGCCGGGCCACGAGGGATGGAGAGCCGCGATGTCTGA
- a CDS encoding 3-oxoacyl-ACP reductase, with product MSKRLDGKVAVVTGGCSGIGLATVQRFAEEGARVVIGDLDTAKGPAVCKSAGGTFVECDVTDAVQVDALFRAAKEKYGSVDIAFNNAGISPPEDDSILTTGLDAWRRVQEVNLTSVYLCCKAALPYMLEQKRGSIINTASFVAVMGAATSQISYTASKGGVLAMSRELGVQFAREGVRVNALCPGPVNTPLLQELFAKDPERAARRMVHIPVGRFAEPVEIANAVVFLASDESSFITASQFLVDGGIAGAYVTPLDQ from the coding sequence ATGAGCAAGCGGCTCGACGGCAAGGTGGCCGTCGTCACCGGCGGATGCAGCGGCATCGGCTTGGCCACGGTCCAGCGGTTCGCCGAAGAAGGCGCTCGCGTCGTCATCGGGGATCTCGACACGGCGAAGGGGCCCGCGGTCTGCAAGAGCGCCGGCGGAACATTCGTCGAATGCGACGTCACCGACGCGGTGCAGGTCGACGCACTGTTCCGCGCGGCTAAGGAGAAGTACGGCAGCGTCGACATCGCATTCAACAACGCGGGCATCTCGCCACCGGAGGACGACTCGATCCTGACGACGGGCCTCGACGCGTGGCGCAGGGTCCAGGAGGTCAACCTGACAAGCGTCTATCTGTGCTGCAAGGCCGCGCTGCCCTACATGCTGGAGCAGAAGCGCGGCTCGATCATCAACACCGCCTCGTTCGTCGCCGTCATGGGCGCCGCCACTTCCCAGATCTCCTACACCGCAAGCAAGGGTGGCGTGCTGGCGATGTCTCGTGAACTCGGTGTGCAGTTCGCCCGCGAGGGGGTGCGGGTCAACGCGTTATGCCCCGGGCCGGTGAACACGCCGCTCCTGCAGGAGCTGTTCGCGAAGGACCCTGAGCGCGCCGCGCGACGCATGGTGCACATTCCGGTGGGCCGGTTCGCAGAGCCGGTCGAGATCGCCAACGCGGTTGTCTTTCTCGCCAGCGATGAATCGTCGTTCATTACGGCCTCGCAGTTCCTCGTCGATGGCGGCATCGCCGGCGCCTACGTGACGCCCCTGGACCAGTGA
- a CDS encoding ABC transporter permease — protein sequence MLRRFILRRVLIAIPTLFGLLLVTFVLTSALPGDRAARMLGQRGAADPAIRANFEREWGLDKPPWQQFIIYVGNLFHGNLGRSTMTKRAVATDIIDFLPATIELALVAFLFAGLGGLILGTVAAFFHRRWPDTVVRLFALVASGLPVFWLGLVLLQLLYLQLDIVPGPEGRLSREFIAPPKITGMYTVDALLTGRFATLGNALGHILLPAAVLGLFFLGLLARITRASTLEVLRSPHLVAARSKGLSPWVLLRRHILPNAFVPTLTIMGLAVGGLLAGAVLTETIFSWPGIGRYAVDAAKTLDLQAILGVTLVIGLIYVVTNALVDILYGVLDPRIRIGG from the coding sequence GTGCTGCGTCGATTCATCCTCCGCCGGGTCTTGATCGCGATTCCGACGCTGTTCGGATTGCTGCTGGTGACGTTCGTCCTCACCTCCGCGCTGCCTGGTGACCGTGCTGCGCGGATGCTCGGTCAACGAGGCGCCGCCGACCCTGCCATTCGCGCGAACTTCGAGCGCGAGTGGGGGTTGGACAAGCCCCCATGGCAACAGTTCATCATCTATGTAGGCAATCTGTTCCACGGCAACCTCGGCCGGTCCACGATGACCAAGCGCGCGGTGGCCACCGACATCATCGACTTCCTTCCCGCGACGATCGAGCTGGCGCTGGTCGCCTTCCTGTTCGCCGGCCTCGGCGGTCTAATCCTGGGTACCGTCGCCGCGTTCTTCCACCGGCGCTGGCCGGACACCGTCGTCCGGCTGTTCGCGCTCGTCGCGTCGGGATTGCCGGTCTTCTGGCTGGGCCTGGTGCTGCTCCAGCTGCTCTACCTGCAGCTGGACATCGTCCCCGGACCGGAAGGCCGGCTGAGCCGCGAATTCATCGCGCCGCCGAAGATCACCGGCATGTACACCGTGGATGCACTGCTGACAGGCAGGTTCGCCACCCTCGGCAATGCTCTTGGGCACATCCTGCTGCCCGCAGCGGTGCTCGGGCTCTTCTTTCTCGGCCTGCTGGCCAGGATCACCCGTGCCTCCACCCTCGAGGTGCTTCGGTCGCCACATCTGGTTGCCGCGCGGTCCAAGGGCCTGTCACCGTGGGTGCTTCTTCGACGCCACATCCTGCCCAACGCCTTCGTGCCGACGCTCACGATCATGGGCCTGGCGGTCGGTGGACTGTTGGCCGGTGCCGTGCTCACCGAGACGATCTTCTCGTGGCCGGGTATCGGACGGTACGCCGTCGATGCCGCTAAGACGCTCGACCTCCAAGCAATCCTCGGCGTCACCCTGGTCATCGGCCTGATCTATGTGGTCACCAACGCGTTGGTGGACATCCTCTACGGAGTGCTCGACCCGAGAATCCGGATAGGAGGCTGA
- a CDS encoding oligopeptide/dipeptide ABC transporter ATP-binding protein: protein MSIRAQILNLLIDLREETNLAYIFISHDMSAVHHVADRILVMYLGRPMELADRDALHEQTRHPYTAALLSAIPVPDPDVEQHRERVLLRGEIPSPLHPPSGCVFRTRCPIAQERCATERPEWRDVGFAGEPHLVACHYPLDPGAASAETQLKSHQPKGEQ from the coding sequence GTGTCCATCCGCGCGCAGATCCTGAATCTCCTGATCGATCTGCGGGAGGAGACCAACCTCGCGTACATCTTCATCTCGCACGACATGTCTGCGGTTCATCACGTCGCAGACCGAATCCTCGTGATGTACCTCGGTCGCCCAATGGAGCTCGCCGACCGTGACGCGCTGCACGAGCAGACCCGCCACCCGTACACTGCGGCGCTCCTGTCGGCGATCCCGGTGCCCGATCCGGACGTCGAGCAGCACCGAGAGCGCGTCTTGCTCAGGGGAGAGATCCCGAGCCCACTCCATCCGCCGTCGGGGTGCGTCTTCCGGACGCGCTGCCCGATCGCGCAGGAGCGCTGTGCCACAGAGCGTCCGGAATGGCGGGACGTCGGTTTCGCCGGTGAGCCACACCTGGTCGCCTGTCACTACCCGCTCGACCCGGGAGCCGCCTCGGCCGAGACACAACTGAAGAGTCATCAGCCCAAGGGGGAACAATGA